DNA from Elaeis guineensis isolate ETL-2024a chromosome 2, EG11, whole genome shotgun sequence:
GACTTAAGAGACAAGATGTCTTGACGAGTTGACTCAAGTTCGGCTCTAGAAGATTGAAGGTCGACGGTTAGACAGAAGACTTCCTTTAGAAGTTTCACCTCCCGCTCGGTCGTCGTCTAAAGTTGTTCAAGGGCAGCTGCCTTCTTAGCATTGGCGACCGCCACTTTGTCCATCCATGTCCATCGAAAGTCGGCTACCGAAAACCTCCCACTCGATCATCGTCTAAAGTTGTTCAAGGGCAGCtaccttctcagcattggcgatCGCCACTTTGTCCATCCATGTCCGACAGAAGTCAGCAATCTTTCGGTAGCCGACCTCCAAGTCGAACATGTCGTGTGTAAACTGCAAGCAAAAGATAAGtcggatcaaaaaaaaaagatgcgaAGAAAAACTTACCCCAAGTATTAATGGGTAGAAAGAGAGAAATATCTGGACAACAGTTCTGTTCTTTCTATTCTCTCGATCAGCTGGGAGAAGAGCAGCTTCGATAAGTCATTTGGCCAATGCCGGATTGGCCAAAGCCAACTCATCCTCAGAAACTTTGATGTCAAAATGAACAGTGTGATATGCTGATGATCCATCATCTGTCAAAGTCATCGGCGCCTTCCCCCAATCTTCTGTCGGCAGCCTCGTGCTTGAAAATACAGGGAAATCAGAGCTTGACTGCATCCGGGAGGGTTCCACTAGAAGAACCACTGGCACAACCATTGATTGCTCCAGCTCAGCTGCAACTTCTTCCTCAGCCTGAACCTCAGTTGGTGGAGCTATCGATGGTGCTATGACAACTCCGTCTTCTTCTGCCGCCTTAACCCTCAATGGATAGCACTTCAAGAAGCACTGTCGGGACCGACAGCACCAAAACTGGCTCAGGAACCGATGCCAATGGTACCTCAAATTTTCTTATCGGTAAAGTAGGAGCCCAACCCTTCTTCGGTGGTTGGGAGGGTCCAACTTCGGATGCTGCTACCCTCTTCTTGGCAGCATGTTGATGAATATCGATGATCGATACTCGCATCCTCGACTGCATAGCTACAATCAGAACAAGAAAGTCAGtacaattcaaaaataaataaagaaaaaataaaaatgatcgaCTATGCTATATCTAAGGTGGTGACCAAACTAAAGCCgacatcgtagagagcttgtttGGTCATCAGCCTCTCTGTGGTGGGACCGTCATGTCCTTCAATCGATGGAAGTCTTTCCGATTGTCGACCTCCACCAGACTATTCTCGTTGGGGCCTGTCCTTGGATCACCCCAGCATGAAGGAAAACttgaggaaagagaagaagaaatgaaaaagaattggttcttccatctatGAATGGATGATGAAAGATCGATGATGAAAAAAAGGCTTTTTcttgggttgaagaaccaccaaccttTGGCCTTCGGATGGAGATGGAGAACAATGAAGGTATggaaaagagaaggatgaggcTCGATGGGTATTAGCCGACACAATAAAGCAAAGCTAATTATAAGTCAGACCGAGTTCGGTGTCAGCTGATCAGGGTAAAGACCATAATAATCAAGTAAATTTCGGACGAACTCTGgaatcgaaaatcgaagatccATCCAAAGATCTTCGACATATAAAGCCACCTGACCTGAAGGAGAAAAGTTCACCCAACCATCGATGCCAGACGTAAAGAGTTGATACTGCTATGGAATACGATACTGCTTCCGAAGTCGTTCAACATTAGGTTCAGATAGTGAAGAAACCTTCACTTTCGGATCTGATGGAGAGTCATCGGTCGGATTCTTTGACCGACTATCCCGagaagaagaagccctagccatgGAAATGAAAAACTAGAGAGAACCAAAAAGGAGATGGACCCCAGAAGGAAGGACAAAAACACTTAACTTGAAAGCTAAAAACAAAAAGGCAGAGAAGGAACCCTGGAGTCTTCTGGTGCTGGGGCGACCTTCCGGCAGAGTTTCTGTAGCGGAGGATGAAGATAAAATGCAAAGTAAAAGTTTGGTCGACAAcgaccctatatatataagatcCCTCAACGGCCAGGATGGAAGCAATCAAATCGGAGTCTCATCAGATGACGACATGTGGCAACATCCAGATCGACCATTGGTCagatggttcgacgcacctgctttGATCGTGCCACCTCACCGTCATCCATGTGAACAGCTCCGATCCAATGGCATTCGAACACGTGGCCAAAATTTACTAATCAAAATCGTATTATCCTGTGTCGAATATCTTCTTAAAATGACATCTGATATCGAATTGTCCTGTCGATATGACAGTCCAATAATGATTTTGTAGCCACTGAAATGATAAAATAGTCAGAGAATTCTTGACCAGCAGTCAAGTCGGGGCTCGAGGCAACACGTGATGACTCTCTTCATCCAACATGACAGACCACGTGATAATATACACGTCAGAtcaccttggacttgggagtggaggcACATGTTGGGACAAATCAACTGACTGCCGACTCTGACTCTACATTAGCTGATAAGCATATTATGCTGACTCACAATCGACTGACCGACCGATAGTCGACTACTATCAACCATCAACTAATAATTTTGTTAACTCCTGATCGAAAACCATCGATATATCAGAGTTACCAGTCGATGCACATTCGGATCTTCTATCGATTTAtcagtattaccgacatatagtcggcttatctacTCAACATACTCTAACTGTTATGAACGGTTATAGACTATATGTTACGATCATTAATGAGAATAAATATTCCACTAACTCCACGATTATGGTTCGATAATCTAGCACTATAAAAAGTGAGACCACATGCTcgatggttacatcagaatcatttataaaaggaGAGATAAATGGGCAGCACGGGTAAGGCAATTATGGGCTAAGACTCTGCCATTCTCAATATTCTTATTAGCTGTTCACCAACCttctctctgacttaagtatcggaggatctcCGCCGGACACAACTCCGGTCTATGAGGACTTCgtcttgcaggtgctcttcaccggcgacagggagttggccgcaacaccTATTGTCAAAGAAGTCTATCATGCTCTCTAAGCTTTCTTAACAGCATAGTATTCTTGGTTTAGCTTAAACCCCCAATTCTAATATCTTCCTCTTACAAAGCCATGATTTTCATTTCAATCCTCTATGTTTTTCTAAAGGGTCCATTTGGTTGGGATATGTCAGATTACGAGATAATCTGATGAttcctaaaaattatttatttaaaaaaataattatggaggaaattattttttattatatttggttGGTCAAAAAATTACTCCAAAAAATGACACTAAAAAAAGATCACTATGTTTGATTAGAGATAATCCTATATagaaatatgatcaaatttataaatatggccatcaacataaaataattttttaatatcaagataGTATTGTCATCTTCAATCAATTTTtgtataatgactataatcactACTACTTATTGGAGGTATTTTTGTCAAGTATGGCTTATAGCcacttaaaaatttatcaaatactaaCCCctctatgatttttattttaccttctctctccaaaaaataaatattagaccattaatttttttattctttctctcttccttctatttttcacaccaaatacagtaatctaatatgagatttattttttcataccaaATTAACCCCAACAAAATGAATCCAAAGAGATTTTCAACTACCTCCTTACTCTATTTGAGCAACACTCTCCTTGtatctttaaaaaatttacaaaCTCTTTCAAGGGGTAGTCTTACACATCACACAATCTTAGAGAACCCTTCACAGCCAAGTCAAAATTTCTCAAATCTAAAtagccaaaatttttcaaatctaaatagattttgCTTCAATTGAATTTCTTCCTTTGCTTAGACCAATAAGGGGCCATGATTCAAGCCAATTTGAGAAAGAAGGGAAACACTAGACTTTGAAAAATATTATTCCAATAGAAAGTTGCCAAAACTCTATCAAGGAATCTCTAGAATCTGGTTCTCTCTTGCCTATTATCACACCAAGTAAATAGTAAACACGAGAAGCCTAGATCAACTGGATCATTGATAGATAAAAAACCCCAAAAGTTCCAAATATCTCGATTTAGCAAaaattcctttccttcttttttctttgtccGATCTGTAATAACATTAAAATCTCCAACTAGTATAGGAATATTTAATAACAAAATGTTAGCAAGCATATTCTAGATCAAACATCTAGTTAAACCATATGTCCTAGCATAAATCACCCTAAGAATCCATAGCTATGAGTCGGGGAGGGTGATAACTTTGAAAGCAATTTGATTATCGATTGTAAAGAAGTGGATGTAGAACCAATTCTTCTTCTAAGTTATGATTATTTCTCCAAAAAGACCAACTGTAAGAATCGTAAAAGTAGTCAAAGCCTGGGCAAAAACCTTTTTAGCCCTAGCCAAGAAATTCTTCCATAACCTTGTTTCCAACAACAAACTTTTGAATTATGAgacctcaaaattttttgaatattaaTGAGAAAAAGGGCTTATTGGTTCCTTTAGAATTTCAAGATAAAATTAACAAAAATCTGGATTAAGAAGAGAGTAAGAAGGAGGATTTTTCTCCCTCAATGCCATTAACTTTCCTAAAGGAGAACTAAGCAACTGCGAACCCTCTAATTCAGCTATCCTTGCTGCccccaaaagaagaaaaaaaaattgaagagccTTAAGATTTTTGTGGTGATCCTCCTTCAAATCTTTCTCTTTAGAAGAAGAAGCTTCACCTCCAATATTGATGGAGAATGAAACCTCCTTGGTATGTGGACAGTCAGAGTCCTTTGACTTTTTAATAATTGAGACATCTTCGCTTGGTTCAATTACctctacaatagagatttgatccttCCAAATGACCCTCTCATATCTAATTGAACCTTACTCcatatcaaaatcatcaaatcagataagtctaaaaagcaGGCTCGATTGGCCTTAATGGGCTCATGAATAGAGGGCTCAATTTACCTTCCATTATCTAGAGATTAGGATCTAGTTGCATAGGAGAGGCATTCCTGCTAATTGCTTGATTATAATTCAGAGATCTCtttcttttatccttttttttctcaatttcatCATCCATCAAATTAGCTATTGAACATCCATCGGACTATCCTCCTCCACCACTTCATCTATATTTCCATTCACTAATGGAGCATAATGAGAGTCATCACTTTTCATAGGTACAATCCCACTACCTACATAGTAGATAGATATCCATTGatgatttattttatctgtaacatTTTTTCAGTCTTGACCATCCTCAAAACTAGCATTCCATTGTCCTCCATTACTGCCTTTCTGGTAGAGAGCAGGAGATGCACCATGATACTCATTCTCCAATCTCTTTCTCCCTTCTCCTACTAAAACCTTGAAAACCACCACCCAAGGATTATATAGATGCTTACCTTCCTTCTGAATgatctttatttctttctttgatATATAAAAGCAACTATGCTCTTAGTGCTGATTCACTATACAAATAATAAAGCACCagtaaatttttatattagaattaTTGCCAGCAGTACTAACTATTAGCAATGATATCAATCTCTAAATGAAGAGGCTTAGCAACATCTTTATAAACATAAGCTTTTCCACCTTGTATAGCTTCCTCTATACAATTATCTATGAACAATGGTGTTCTGATAATAAAAGTGATCCACAATAACATACTTCAATCCCACTACTCCAAAGATAAATTTAGGAGTCTCATCTAAAAAAAAGGTATGATTTATCAAATTGATGCCTAGCCTGAAATTTGGTCTCCAATGCTCTAGTGCATACATCTGTCCAACTACCACCGATGGTCCACTTGATAGAACATAGTCTCTATCATCGAAATAATAAAAATGGAATAGAAATGATGATAAGAAGATAGTACTAAAATTACTAATATTCTTTACAACTTAAGTCCTCTAATGGCAAAATCCAAAGATAGATTAGTTCCAAAAAATTTACCAATTAGAGATATGGATCATCATTGACAAATAGAATCATATTTCTCATTACAGAAGATGATTCCTTCGATAAACTACTCTTGGAATAGaatgatctcttcttctaaaaTTCTCTAAGACTCCTATTAGTACCTTCACTTTCCCTACGACACTTCTGACCAGAAAAGCTCAATCTTTTTCACCATTTCTCCACTTCTGAATCTCTCCCTCAGCAACCTCTAAGTTAACTACATCTATCTTCAAAACCTCTTGAGTCTCCATCGAAGAATAGTCGGGCTACACCAAAAACACCTTCAAAGCTTTGCTCATGCCTTGGCCAACAAAAGGGGAATGGTTGCATGCATTCTTTCTTCTTCACCAAAGGattttgtcttttcttttctttttctttttttttgagataagggTTAAGCATATGAGGATTCTATGTTTCTCTTGAGCTTTAGCCTTGATCAAGGGATGGACTTGCTCTTTTGCTGGTCATAAAGATTGCTCTTTTGCTGTTCTTTCACTTTCTTTCCTAAGAAAGTGAGTCTTCTCCTCATAATAAATTACTTGAATGAAATATTTGCATAGAAAGGtctcttttttgattttgatggatAGGCCTCATAGATTCTCTGACTCTATTTTTAGCCATACTTATATAATTTGACTTAATTTAGAAGTAGAAAAACTCGAAACCCTACCATTACACCATCTTTCATTAaaccaaatttttttctcttataactcaaattagaagtaaaaTTCTGATACATATAATAAAATCTCCTGCTTGCATAGGCTCACTATGTTCAATTTTAAAAGTTCATATTATTTACTAACTTAGTTCACCTTATCTATAAGTAGATAATGATCTATTTGTTGTATGTTAAGTTATAATAATATGAGATTTCAAAAGCTAACAGAAAGAAGAATTACATTGTTCCTAAATAAGTAGAATTAGATAATAGCTTACTAAAATTACAAATGAAATGctctattatataaaaatatttattttatatctaatatattttattaggCATCCAGATCCTTTTCtatatccatatatatttctACTACTAAGAGATACTTGGAACAAGaaatatttaatttgtaattttaaGTATTCATTTGTTCAAAAATGTTGTCTAGTttcaagaataaaaaaattttaaaaatatcaatcaTTCTATCTTTGAAAAATGAGTAGCCTATCAGTCTAATATAATAATTCATTCTTAAGTAGAGTCTTGTTGGAGAAAATGTATTTTAAGATATCTCCAAttatgaaataaaaagaaagctGCAAACACTTCATAGATCAAAGAATGTCTTATAAGAGTTATATTGGGCTCCAAGGGCATGGTATAATATAATAAGAAGTATCTTAAAATAGCTAGTTTTAAAAGGTTATCATGTACAATAATGATAAGTTAAATTTTGCATCTTTCATTTTGTTTCCACTGCTAAAGGAGGTTATCCAAATAATATTGGATATTAGAGAAGAAAAGGCATATTTTATCTATAAactaaatttttgatttgattataagtTTCTAGTTTCTTATTTGAAAATCAACAAGGACCATAGATAGTTTCCCTTCCctttaaaatagaaaaatagatacAAACAAAGGATCTTgtatattgaattaaatttaataatctaTAATGAATTCATGGTTATATAGGtatatttgatatcattttttATCTTTAGAATCCATATTTTTCTACTAAAACTAAAGCGACAATAATTCAATGCACCTCAACTATTGATGGATAATGATCTATTGCCACATGATGAGAACTCATTATATGAGATTTTAAAAGTCATAGAGAAAaattatatgattcataattgaACAGAATAAGATAATAACTAACCAAAATTATAAATGAAATGACATATaatgtaaaataaatatttatttattatcgaGTATATTTATCAAGCATCCGAGCTTGTCTAATATTTATAGCTACAATATCTAGATATGCTTCACAGTAGcaaatgatttatcaaggttactataaatactaaaaatattcaaaaaaataaggtATATTCtatcttaaatttattaaaaatcaaagTCTTCATCTCTACCATTAGGATTGAATAGATCAAAAttgctaaaatcaaatttttcatgctaatAGATACCATTAAAAAACTATATAACATATGACAAATAAAAATTCAATAGAAAGGTAGGAGATGTAACTAAATTTACCTCATGAAAAAACTATATAGATCATCTTCAGTCAATGGATACCCATTAGAGAAGGTTACAAATAATGTCCTCTCATCTCGTGGAATGTTGTGTTGTGGCTGAGAACATAAGCCTGTAGATCTTAAACTTGATTCAAGTCTCACAGGATTGTAGTGTTGTAAGATATTTTTTCCCATATTCACAAGGTGATCATCCAGAACTATTTGATGTGGATCAAAGGAAGCACCAACCATTGGTATACTACCAATATGATTTTctaattggaattttggatttccCGTATGATTTTTGAAATGTATATTGAATGGATAATCAACATGGCTTGTTGTTTTTATATCTATAAAGTCAGGATGGAACCAACTTCTATGCATATCAGAATCTTCATGACTGTCCTTTCTTCGAACTCCACTTCGACTAGTGCCCTCCCCATGGGGCACATAAAGATGGCCAATATGAGAATTTTTCATCTTGAAATCATGGTTTTCTAAAGAAGCAAAGTTAGAAAATATCACCGCATCATCCTTAAAAGGATTGATTATGTCTCCATCACTCTTAAATCGCCTATTTGGACTTCTACAATCAAGATAGATCTGGCTCATTTGTTCGACCAACACCTCCATCTTGCGAATCTCATCATCCCTCTCAGCTTTCCTTCGGATGTCATCCAAGGTCTTATAGCATACATTAGTAAGAAAGTAGTTGATCCCACAAATAGCTTTTTGACGAAATTTATGGTTGAGTTGGATATTAACAAAGGAGTCATCAACACCTGATTGATGATTTAGACAAAGGGACTCCACAAAATTTAGGGCAACCAAAGCAACCTTAAGCATGGTATCATCATCAAAGGAGTAGATCTGACTAATAATATTAACATGACTATCATCCTCAACCCATAACCAAAAAGAGATTATCTCCATAGCACGAGTTGGATCCATTCCAAGGGTGAAGACCATGCGAGAATAGATTTCACGCTCCTTGGTATAGTAGGAATGGATGGCATCAATCGAGATAGAGATGGATTCCATGGATCAAGAGATTGAAGAGGGGAAGGAAAGAGGAAAGCAATTGCTTACTTCATTGATTTTTAGAGTGAGAAAAGGAAGGATACACGAGTGGTGGTTCACTACTTTTATGGTCTGACCAATGCATTGAAGGCAAGATACTTGATGGGTTGGCATTTAGACTAGATGCAACGACTGGCGACACTTGAGTGGAAGGTGAGAGAAAGACAAGAATAGAATGCAGATAACGGCTAGTATGGTCATTTATTCTATTTGTATAGCATATAGCACCATCTAGGTCCACTACACATGAGAAGCTAACTACCCTTCTTAGTCTCACTTATAGCACATGATAGATTTTGAGATTCGTATAGGTTATAGTTCTCATTTAAATATTTTGTTGAGTTTGTAGTGGTGCATATGAATCTCAAAATTATTTTGTCTCATTAGGAAGCATGCAATAGTCTTTTAACTTCTCTTGGGACCTAACTTATACTCATATTTGACACTGatgaaattttgaaatataataatatattaaatttttttaccaaacTTGTGTATattcagaaaaaattataaggaattaaaaatttatattctaaaaggatgtagttaattttttttttgtaaatcattAGTATGGGTCTAGGATAGTTTTATTTAAAGCTTCTAAATCACCTACATTCATGCACATATCTAAGTTATAGTAAGTACAACTTCAACTATCATCCTTACATAAATTCTTTGATATATAGAAAGAAATAAATGCAGTATTTATGAAAATGCATAACAattgtgcatgtgtgtgtgttaTACATGCATGCCAtgaatgcatatatatatatatatgtatggcaATTCTTTGCTTCAAAATTTTCTACCAAAAATCATATCATACCAAAAATAtagtttctttatttaaaatattatatttcaatttcttGTATATGTTGtttaaatatattttgaaatatataatttaaatataaaaaattatttctttattttctatacTTATAAATATTATGTTATATATTTGTAGACTAGATTGCCAATTGTCATACATCCTAAATAATCTAGATTATTTGTAAGATTTATAAACAAATGAACTTAGTAGAGCATATCAATTCATACAAAAAAAATCTAACAAATTTAGTAGTATTCAACTCCCTTGTTAGGTCattaaaaggaaaagaaaatattaGTGGATTTATGAAAATTAACTTTTGATATTTAGTTTGACCAAATTTATTGTCATTCTTTAATTCATATCATATTTAAGGCTTGGGTTTATTATTTGCAAATTATTTAAATTCCTTTATACCATATCTCCATCAAGCGGCCaagaaaatatttattgatatatcatatttattgataTATCATTCAAGTCCTACTAGTATGTTGTCTCACCCAAGATTGTTTCATTGTTTCTAATATTTCCTATGGGTTTAAATTAGCCCTAATACTATAAAAGTTGTTAAAAATTTGTATCCTTATATATTCTATCTTTGTACttatgatttaaaaaatattataaatagatTTGTATATGGTTGTATTGGAAGGAATAACTCAAGTTGGAGtatttaattgataaaaaattaatatcgATAATTGGTGACATTTACGAggcatcaaatatatatttatgtacTCGCCTATGGCCGTATTTGGAATTTTTTTTAAGGGAATAAAAAGTACTTCTTAGAGGGCCAGAAGCTCTTTTGGGTAATTTGAGGTGTTTGGTATAATTTTTGAAATGGTTTTTGACTCTTTTAAAAGCTAAAAAAGGTTTACTAGGAAAAAGCTTCAATTTATAACTTTTGAGCAAAAACTCTTCTTGGTATTTGTTAGagagtaattttttttaagagacaTGGTCGATTCAAGTCCTATAATGagactttttttaaaatttaatttagaaatAATTAATAAGTTAATAACATTCTACtgtataatattatatatgatgaaatttattatgatataatacTTTTGTAGTATGCTAAAGTAACAAAATCATTTCATTACATATAATGATTTATTATTATGATACAATAATATAAAAAAGTACTTTACTTTTATAATAACAATTTTGATAGTACAGATAATTCAGTAATTGAAAGGGCTATATTGTATCTTTCATTACAATTTTCTATACAAAAAAtacttttttctatttgattaccAAACAGATATTAACATTCTACGTCACTTTTAGCAATATAATTACCAaatagtaaattttttattaaaaaatctataGATGAAAGTTCTACTATCTATGGTAATGCAAATGAGACCTAAAGCAACATAAAGAACTCAATAAAACTTTATGATTCTCTTCCTCAATCCTAGGACCCCTAAATTGTCTCTTAGAATTATTTAATAGACTAAAGACCCTATAAAGTTAATGAAATGCATATATAATATGATGAAGAAGGAAAAAGTTTAAGAAGATCTAATAAGCAATTTGGTAATAATATGAGATGGAAGAGAACTTTCACATGAGGCATGGTGTTTTTGGATAGGACAACTCAACCATTAACTATTGGCACCTCATCCCTTTTGTATAAGTGACATAGGCCCTTGAATCATTTAATCTTATTTCATGTTACTCTGTTATTAAGTTAAACTGTTATATTGGCAATTTTTGATAAGATAAAAGTGAAAGAGACATAAAG
Protein-coding regions in this window:
- the LOC105057909 gene encoding uncharacterized protein: MESISISIDAIHSYYTKEREIYSRMVFTLGMDPTRAMEIISFWLWVEDDSHVNIISQIYSFDDDTMLKVALVALNFVESLCLNHQSGVDDSFVNIQLNHKFRQKAICGINYFLTNVCYKTLDDIRRKAERDDEIRKMEVLVEQMSQIYLDCRSPNRRFKSDGDIINPFKDDAVIFSNFASLENHDFKMKNSHIGHLYVPHGEGTSRSGVRRKDSHEDSDMHRSWFHPDFIDIKTTSHVDYPFNIHFKNHTGNPKFQLENHIGSIPMVGASFDPHQIVLDDHLVNMGKNILQHYNPVRLESSLRSTGLCSQPQHNIPRDERTLFVTFSNGYPLTEDDLYSFFMRNYGDVESISIEETKEERPPLYAHVSFRSLDTILRILNGNVKVKFMTKGKHLWARRFIPKKKFKSNE